The Flavobacterium marginilacus genome window below encodes:
- a CDS encoding mechanosensitive ion channel family protein yields the protein MDKLVHFIFSFLYPIFRHWGMSRSLSTYTSLVLNTILLCFLAYALYAISRFILVTLMAVVAQRTKSRFDDLLVSNKTAKYISYLVPLFFVFKSVPVILDKFEYWEDIFGKAVATYIVLLILWIIRTIFNSLRDYLKLIPRYSDKPIDSFIQVIMIILWMLGITLIISKLFDIDQKEMLTILGAVSAVIILIFRDTILGFVASVQVAINDMVRIGDWITMDRYGADGDVIEINLATVKVRNFDNTTTTIPTYSLSSDSFQNWRGMLNSNGRRIKRHIIIKTSSIRFLEDHELNDLKKISLLSAYIDTRKIEIDNYNLGNKIDKSLAINGRNLTNLGLFRKYIIQYLQQYPGLNRDMTMVCRQLQSTPYGVPLEVYTFSKDKRFENYEYIMADIFDHIIASVPYFGLEIFSMSSDDSKIPSS from the coding sequence ATGGATAAACTGGTACATTTTATTTTTAGTTTCCTCTACCCTATTTTCAGACATTGGGGCATGAGCAGGTCTTTGTCGACTTATACGAGTTTGGTACTCAATACCATTTTGCTCTGTTTTTTGGCTTATGCCTTGTATGCAATTTCTCGTTTTATACTGGTGACCCTTATGGCAGTTGTTGCCCAAAGAACCAAAAGCAGGTTTGACGATTTGCTGGTAAGTAATAAAACTGCAAAATACATCTCGTATTTGGTTCCGCTGTTTTTTGTATTCAAATCGGTTCCGGTGATTTTGGATAAGTTCGAATATTGGGAAGATATTTTCGGCAAGGCTGTTGCTACTTATATCGTTTTGCTGATTTTATGGATTATCCGTACCATTTTTAATTCACTTCGTGATTATTTAAAATTAATTCCGAGATACAGCGATAAACCAATCGACAGTTTCATTCAGGTTATTATGATTATACTGTGGATGCTTGGGATCACATTGATTATTTCAAAATTGTTTGATATTGATCAAAAGGAAATGCTGACTATTCTGGGAGCTGTTTCGGCAGTAATTATCTTGATATTCAGAGATACTATTTTGGGTTTTGTTGCGAGTGTTCAGGTAGCTATAAACGATATGGTGCGCATTGGCGACTGGATTACGATGGATCGTTATGGCGCTGACGGCGATGTGATAGAAATTAATCTGGCCACGGTAAAAGTCCGAAATTTTGACAATACTACAACCACTATTCCAACGTACAGCCTGAGTTCGGATTCTTTCCAGAACTGGCGCGGAATGCTAAATTCTAACGGAAGAAGGATTAAAAGACATATAATAATAAAAACAAGCAGCATCCGGTTTCTGGAAGATCATGAACTTAACGATTTAAAGAAAATCAGCCTTCTGAGTGCTTATATTGATACCCGAAAAATAGAAATTGATAATTATAATCTTGGCAATAAGATTGATAAAAGTTTGGCCATAAATGGCAGAAACCTAACTAATTTGGGATTGTTCCGAAAATATATAATTCAGTATCTGCAGCAGTATCCGGGCTTAAATCGTGATATGACGATGGTCTGCCGTCAGCTGCAGTCTACTCCTTACGGTGTTCCTCTTGAAGTTTATACTTTTTCAAAAGACAAGCGTTTTGAGAATTACGAATATATCATGGCCGATATATTTGACCACATTATTGCTTCTGTTCCTTATTTTGGTTTGGAAATTTTTTCAATGTCTTCTGATGATTCTAAGATTCCGAGCAGCTAA
- a CDS encoding DUF3817 domain-containing protein — translation MLKIFKITAILEGISYLVLFSNMLFIKPSNIELYKTLLYPIGMSHGVLFIGYVILAFLLKNSQNWNVKDFGFILAASLLPFGTFYMEKKYLKAV, via the coding sequence ATGCTTAAGATTTTTAAGATTACCGCTATTTTAGAAGGGATTTCCTATTTGGTTTTATTTTCGAATATGCTCTTTATCAAACCATCAAATATCGAACTTTATAAAACATTATTGTACCCTATCGGGATGAGTCACGGTGTATTATTTATTGGTTATGTTATTTTAGCTTTCTTGCTGAAGAATTCACAAAATTGGAATGTCAAAGATTTCGGATTTATTTTAGCAGCTTCTTTGCTGCCGTTCGGAACTTTTTATATGGAGAAAAAATATTTGAAAGCAGTTTAA
- a CDS encoding DUF6155 family protein, whose product MSKRDLKKYLNDLNKEQLEEQIIELYEKFSLVKVYYDFVFNPKEDRLLQECKLKISHEYFPLQTKGKRKKPKMRRSVAQKYIKHFLTLGVDPFVIADVMLYNIEIAQTFASENIIKQELFYKSMFNSFEQAIKFIISNGIITEFNSRLTGIYEEVLRQKWHNLADFKAGIAVLEE is encoded by the coding sequence ATGAGCAAGCGCGATTTAAAAAAATACCTGAACGATCTCAACAAAGAACAGCTGGAAGAGCAGATTATTGAATTGTATGAAAAATTCAGTCTGGTAAAAGTTTATTATGATTTTGTATTCAACCCAAAAGAAGACAGACTATTACAGGAATGCAAACTCAAAATTTCCCATGAGTATTTTCCGTTGCAGACAAAAGGCAAAAGAAAAAAGCCAAAAATGAGACGGTCAGTAGCTCAAAAATACATCAAACATTTTCTAACATTGGGTGTAGATCCGTTTGTCATTGCCGATGTAATGCTTTACAACATCGAAATTGCACAGACATTTGCTTCAGAAAACATCATAAAACAGGAATTATTTTACAAAAGCATGTTTAATTCATTTGAACAAGCCATAAAATTCATAATTTCAAATGGAATTATAACCGAATTTAATTCACGGCTGACTGGTATTTATGAAGAAGTTTTACGCCAAAAATGGCACAATCTCGCTGATTTCAAAGCAGGTATTGCTGTTTTAGAAGAATAA